Proteins encoded by one window of Channa argus isolate prfri chromosome 1, Channa argus male v1.0, whole genome shotgun sequence:
- the sh3bp5lb gene encoding SH3 domain-binding protein 5-like: protein MEPGTSREIPSGAGCPKAAGLREETPGKEAKGRGGKEVTAEGVKPHYQDDGDAVKQIKTEEGIDAGKYEEELDPRIQEELEHLNQASDEINKLELQLDDARSSYRRILTDSARKLNAQGSQLGACIEKARPYYEARRLAKEAQQETQKAALRYERAVSMHTAAREMVYVAEQGLLADRNTMDPTWQEMLNHATAKVNEAEEERLRSEREHQRVTQLCQDAEARVQTLQKALKKVILKSKPYFELKAQFNHILEEHKAKVVQLEEQVAKVKTRYSVALRNLEQISEQIHAQRGRVPASRARPAICGGRSSPVGAEAEVRAAVGIHVSSCVAVGGIESDWTDGEKTRLWVERHRESGWGQKERLEGENASSDCMSVISLQTIASDLEKCDSVEHLGDLSDAGSVLGEEWDRDRKPNERPLSREVAPVVPQQERAHQEKGTVTKEKQETFVKQHHRSVSL, encoded by the exons ATGGAGCCAGGGACCTCGCGTGAAATCCCTAGCGGCGCGGGGTGCCCTAAAGCGGCCGGTCTGCGGGAGGAGACCCCGGGGAAAGAGGCGAAAGGCAGAGGAGGCAAGGAAGTTACTGCTGAGGGGGTAAAACCTCATTATCAGGACGATGGAGATGCCGTGAAGCAGATTAAAACCGAAGAGGGAATAGATGCCGGCAAATATGAAGAAGAACTGGACCCAAGAATTCAG gaggagctggagcaCCTCAACCAGGCCAGCGATGAAATCAACAagctggagctgcagctggAT GATGCCAGGTCCAGCTACAGGAGGATTCTCACTGATTCTGCCAGGAAGCTGAATGCTCAAGGCTCCCAACTCGGAGCCTGCATTGAGAAAGCGAGGCCTTATTATGAAGCGCGAAGACTTGCCAAAGAG GCCCAACAGGAGACGCAGAAGGCAGCTTTGAGGTATGAGAGGGCCGTGTCTATGCACACTGCTGCCAGGGAGATGGTGTATGTGGCAGAACAGGGCCTCTTGGCCGACAGGAACACCATGGACCCAACCTGGCAGGAAATGCTTAATCACGCCACCGCCAAG GTTAACGAGGCAGAGGAGGAGCGTCTCCGCAGTGAAAGGGAGCACCAGCGAGTCACACAGCTCTGCCAGGATGCAGAGGCTCGTGTCCAGACCCTCCAGAAAGCCTTGAAGAAGGTCATCCTCAAATCCAAACCATACTTTGAACTCAAGGCTCAATTCAATCACATTCTTGAG gaACATAAGGCTAAGGTAGTACAGCTGGAGGAGCAAGTGGCCAAGGTAAAAACACGTTATTCTGTAGCCCTGCGGAACCTGGAGCAGATCAGTGAGCAGATCCACGCACAGAGGGGGCGAGTTCCAGCCAGCAGGGCACGTCCAGCAATATGTGGGGGGCGGAGCTCCCCTGTAGGTGCTGAGGCTGAGGTCAGAGCTGCTGTTGGGATTCACGTCAGTAGTTGTGTGGCAGTTGGCGGCATAGAGAGTGACTGGACAGACGGAGAGAAAACTAGGCTGTGGGTGGAAAGGCACAGAGAAAGTGGCTGGGGCCAGAAGGAGCGGCTGGAGGGGGAGAATGCCAGTTCTGACTGCATGTCAGTCATTAGCCTGCAGACCATCGCCTCTGACCTGGAGAAATGTGACTCGGTGGAACACTTGGGTGATCTAAGTGATGCTGGGAGCGTGCTGGGTGAAGAGTGGGACCGCGATAGGAAGCCTAATGAGAGGCCCCTCAGCAGGGAGGTGGCGCCCGTGGTGCCCCAACAGGAGAGGGCCCATCAGGAAAAGGGAACGGTTACTAAAGAGAAGCAGGAAACCTTTGTCAAACAGCACCACAGAAGTGTTAGTCTATAA
- the gtf2h4 gene encoding general transcription factor IIH subunit 4, which yields MKLRVQLQCKNLHEYLRELSPEILDRLYNHPATCLAVYRELPCLAKNYVMRMLFLDQPLPQAALALWVKKDSQKDHDECVSVLAGLRLWHSQQLQGGLQGYILNPVFKENLRIALLGGGKAWADEGSSLGPDRHARDIKSLDRYAMERWEVILQFMVGSPSSAVSQDLAQLLVQAGLMKSEAGEAPYITSAGFQFLLLDTASQLWYFTLQYLKTAQSRGMDLVEILSFLFQLSFSTLGRDYSVEGMSESLLTFLQHLREFGLVFQRKRKSRRYYPTRLAITLAAGVTTGSSTSSSSSSNLASLPGTGDEGFIVVETNYRIYAYTNSELQIALVALFSEMLYRFPNVVVAQVTRESVQQAIANGITAQQIIHFLRTRAHSVMLKQTPVLPPAITDQIRLWELERDRLQFTEGVLYNQFLSQADFEVLRDRAQGLDCLVWQDVAHRVMVVTPQGHSEVKRFWKRQKSHT from the exons ATGAAGCTGCGGGTCCAGCTGCAGTGTAAGAATTTGCATGAATACCTGAGAGAGCTGAGTCCTGAGATTCTGGACAGGCTGTACAACCATCCAGCAACATGTCTGGCTGTCTACAG GGAACTCCCATGTCTGGCCAAGAATTATGTGATGCGTATGCTGTTCCTGGATCAGCCTCTCCCCCAGGCAGCATTGGCATTATGGGTGAAAAAAGACAGTCAAAA GGATCATGATGAATGTGTCTCAGTGTTGGCAGGGCTCCGCCTTTGGCACAGTCAGCAGCTGCAGGGTGGTCTGCAGGGATACATCTTAAATCCAGTGTTCAAGGAAAACCTGAGGATAGCTCTGCTTGGCGG GGGCAAAGCATGGGCTGATGAGGGCAGCAGTCTGGGTCCTGACCGCCACGCACGGGACATCAAGAGTCTTGACCGCTATGCTATGGAGCGCTGGGAGGTCATTCTGCAATTTATGGTGGGTTCTCCCAGCTCTGCTGTCAGTCAGGACCTGGCCCAGCTTCTAGTCCAAGCAGGCCTCATGAAAAG TGAGGCAGGAGAGGCACCCTACATAACATCAGCTGGTTTCCAGTTCCTCCTACTAGACACCGCCTCTCAGTTATGGTATTTCACCCTGCAGTACCTCAAAACAGCTCAG tCCAGAGGGATGGACCTGGTGGAGatcttgtcatttttattcCAGCTTAGTTTTTCTACTCTTGGCAGG GATTACTCAGTGGAAGGCATGAGTGAGTCATTACTCACCTTCCTGCAGCACCTGCGGGAGTTTGGACTGGTTTTCCAAAGGAAG AGGAAGTCGAGGCGCTACTACCCCACCAGACTGGCCATCACTCTGGCTGCAGGAGTCACAACaggctcctccacctcctcctcctcctcctctaacTTGGCTTCCTTGCCTGGGACAGGAGACGAAGGCTTCATTGTCGTAGAAACCAATTATCGTATCTACGCCTATACGA ACTCAGAACTTCAGATTGCTCTGGTGGCTCTCTTCAGTGAAATGCTGTATCGCTTCCCCAATGTAGTAGTGGCTCAAGTTACAAGGGAGTCAGTGCAACAGGCCATTGCTAACGGCATCACTGCACAACAG ATTATCCACTTTCTGAGGACTAGAGCTCACTCTGTCATGCTGAAACAG ACTCCAGTGCTGCCTCCAGCCATAACAGATCAGATCAGACTGTGGGAGCTGGAGAGAGATCGGCTACAGTTTACAGAGG gggtGCTCTATAACCAGTTCCTCTCCCAGGCTGACTTTGAGGTGCTGCGGGACCGAGCTCAG GGTCTGGACTGTCTGGTGTGGCAGGATGTGGCTCACAGGGTGATGGTGGTGACACCGCAGGGACACAGCGAGGTCAAGAGGTTCTGGAAACGACAGAAGTCTCACACATAA